A genomic region of Runella rosea contains the following coding sequences:
- the aroC gene encoding chorismate synthase: MSSTYGKIFKIATFGESHGAAIGVVVEGCPAGVTFDLAFIQQELDRRKPGQSRITTQRREADTVQVLSGVFEEKTTGTPISMVIWNEDQRSKDYSHIADQYRPSHADFTYQTKYGVRDYRGGGRSSARETAARVAAGALAKLVLADLGVTVQGYVSQVGKLKLEKEYHELDLSLTDSNAVRCPDPVMAQEMFDFIDAIRKQGDSIGGIVSCVLKGVPVGWGEPVFDKLHAELGKAMLSINAVKGFEYGSGFAGVELLGSEHNDAFYTDEDGRVRTRTNHSGGIQGGISNGEDIFFNVAFKPVATIMQEQESVNREGEKILVQGKGRHDPCVLPRAVPIVEAMAALVLVDFYLRDRTIRHK, translated from the coding sequence ATGAGCAGTACGTACGGAAAAATATTTAAAATAGCCACCTTCGGCGAATCACACGGCGCGGCCATTGGGGTAGTAGTAGAAGGATGCCCTGCGGGCGTAACGTTTGATTTGGCATTTATTCAGCAGGAATTAGATCGTCGCAAACCTGGTCAATCGCGTATCACAACCCAACGCCGCGAGGCTGATACGGTGCAGGTTTTATCAGGGGTTTTTGAAGAAAAGACAACTGGTACACCCATCTCAATGGTGATTTGGAACGAAGATCAGCGCAGTAAGGATTATTCACACATTGCCGACCAATATCGGCCGTCGCATGCAGATTTTACCTATCAAACCAAGTATGGGGTTCGAGATTATCGGGGCGGAGGGCGTAGTTCAGCCCGCGAAACGGCGGCCAGAGTCGCTGCGGGAGCCTTGGCAAAACTAGTACTTGCTGACCTCGGTGTAACGGTGCAGGGGTATGTTTCGCAGGTTGGAAAGTTGAAATTGGAGAAAGAATATCACGAACTCGATTTATCACTGACCGACTCAAACGCCGTTCGTTGTCCCGACCCAGTGATGGCACAGGAGATGTTTGATTTTATTGATGCTATTCGCAAGCAGGGCGACTCCATCGGTGGTATTGTAAGCTGTGTGCTTAAAGGTGTTCCAGTAGGATGGGGCGAGCCAGTATTTGATAAACTTCATGCAGAGCTTGGGAAAGCAATGCTTAGCATCAATGCCGTCAAAGGATTTGAATACGGGAGTGGGTTTGCGGGCGTAGAATTGCTGGGCTCTGAACACAACGATGCTTTTTACACCGACGAGGACGGCAGAGTACGTACCCGTACCAATCACTCAGGAGGGATTCAGGGCGGAATTTCGAACGGCGAAGATATTTTCTTTAACGTGGCTTTTAAGCCCGTAGCGACCATCATGCAGGAGCAAGAAAGTGTCAACCGTGAAGGAGAGAAAATTTTGGTACAGGGCAAGGGAAGGCACGACCCGTGTGTGTTGCCAAGAGCAGTGCCCATCGTGGAAGCCATGGCCGCGTTGGTCTTGGTAGATTTCTACCTGAGAGATAGGACAATCCGGCATAAATAG
- the dnaN gene encoding DNA polymerase III subunit beta, whose amino-acid sequence MKFTVSSSVLLKQLAAINGVVSTNPIVPILENFLFQLDNNLLTVTASDLQTVMVTELPVESSDKGAIAIPAKLLLDTLRGLPEQPITLNIDGDTFGIEIISDNGRYKLSGENPIDFPKIPSVNRAFSVELSSHALSNAIANTLFATSTDELRPAMTGVFLQLGADYATFVATDGHRLIRYRRYDVKSLVDTTMIIPRKALNLLKTSLPSESVPVKAEFSQANAFFSFANIRMICRLIDERFPDYENAIPTNNPNVLTISRGEVLNSLRRISIYSNRTTHQIRLKLTPPNQLVISAEDLDYSNEANERLLCEYNGDEMEIGFNAKFLIEMLNNLDTSTLSFELSAPNRAGLVVPLEKEDDEDILMLVMPVMLNTYA is encoded by the coding sequence ATGAAATTTACTGTATCGTCGTCGGTTTTGCTTAAACAACTCGCAGCGATTAACGGCGTCGTTTCCACTAATCCGATTGTTCCTATTCTCGAAAATTTTCTTTTTCAGCTAGATAACAACCTGCTTACTGTTACAGCGTCTGATTTGCAGACGGTGATGGTAACGGAATTACCAGTGGAGTCATCTGATAAAGGAGCGATTGCGATTCCTGCCAAACTGCTTTTAGATACCCTGCGTGGCTTGCCAGAGCAGCCGATTACGCTCAACATAGATGGTGATACCTTTGGCATTGAAATTATCTCTGACAATGGTCGCTATAAACTTTCGGGAGAGAATCCTATCGACTTTCCAAAGATACCTTCGGTCAATCGGGCATTTTCGGTTGAGTTATCCTCTCATGCCCTTTCAAATGCCATTGCCAATACGCTCTTTGCGACCAGTACCGATGAGCTGCGTCCTGCTATGACAGGGGTATTTTTGCAACTTGGCGCTGATTACGCCACGTTTGTAGCCACCGACGGCCACCGGCTCATTCGCTATCGTCGATATGATGTAAAATCGTTGGTCGATACCACCATGATTATTCCACGGAAAGCGTTGAACCTGTTGAAAACTTCGCTCCCTTCGGAAAGTGTACCCGTCAAAGCGGAATTTAGCCAAGCCAACGCTTTTTTTAGTTTTGCCAATATTCGGATGATTTGCCGGTTGATTGATGAGCGCTTTCCTGATTACGAAAACGCGATTCCAACCAATAATCCAAACGTGTTGACCATCAGTCGTGGTGAGGTCCTGAATTCGTTGCGTCGTATTTCGATTTACTCAAACCGGACTACGCACCAAATTCGATTGAAACTGACGCCACCAAACCAACTTGTTATTTCGGCCGAAGATTTAGATTATTCTAATGAAGCCAATGAGCGCCTGTTGTGTGAATACAACGGAGATGAAATGGAGATTGGGTTCAACGCCAAGTTCTTAATTGAAATGCTGAATAACTTAGATACAAGTACGTTATCATTTGAGTTGTCGGCACCTAATCGCGCAGGGCTTGTGGTGCCGTTGGAGAAAGAAGATGATGAGGATATTCTGATGCTGGTCATGCCCGTGATGTTGAATACCTATGCTTAA
- a CDS encoding PstS family phosphate ABC transporter substrate-binding protein has protein sequence MVDIDFIVDIFSTKMKMFRASFFILSVLWIVSCKRPEDSTSHGRVTITADESLQPMLDQVYQAYEHTFPETHFDVRYLPEHQAAAFMLKDSARLAFVTREFTAEEQKVFKSKGIKYNPQHIATDGVALLINRSNPDTLITLDQISGIFKGTIKRWGQLGSANHAEDIVLVFDNANSSNLNFIMKKFGLSDVKGLNIFSAGSNKKVIEYVKQHPNALGFIGVSWISDGEAPLTAELSQGLRVMGVAEKPNPAKEDYYQPFQDDLKWRRYPLHRKVYVISREMHSGLGSGLVNYIMRDVGSLVIEKCGLWPAKPFNREVILKKEI, from the coding sequence CAAAATGAAGATGTTTAGAGCCTCATTCTTTATACTTTCTGTGCTTTGGATAGTTTCCTGCAAGAGACCTGAAGATTCAACGTCTCACGGCCGGGTTACCATTACTGCGGATGAGTCTCTCCAACCAATGCTTGATCAAGTCTATCAGGCTTATGAGCATACCTTTCCAGAAACGCATTTTGATGTTCGTTACCTTCCTGAACATCAGGCGGCGGCTTTTATGTTGAAAGACAGCGCTCGTCTAGCATTTGTGACCCGTGAGTTTACGGCCGAGGAACAGAAGGTTTTTAAATCCAAAGGAATAAAATACAACCCTCAGCATATTGCCACGGATGGCGTTGCATTATTAATAAACCGTTCTAATCCCGATACACTGATTACACTAGACCAAATATCTGGGATATTTAAAGGAACAATCAAAAGGTGGGGGCAGCTTGGAAGTGCTAATCATGCTGAGGATATTGTTTTGGTATTTGACAATGCCAATTCGAGTAATCTTAATTTTATCATGAAAAAATTTGGCCTGTCGGATGTGAAAGGGCTTAATATTTTTTCGGCAGGGTCAAACAAAAAAGTCATAGAATATGTAAAGCAACACCCCAATGCTCTAGGGTTTATTGGGGTAAGTTGGATAAGTGACGGAGAGGCTCCACTTACGGCCGAACTTTCGCAAGGGCTGCGGGTAATGGGAGTAGCTGAGAAGCCCAATCCTGCCAAAGAAGATTATTATCAGCCCTTTCAAGATGATTTAAAGTGGAGAAGATACCCGCTGCATCGGAAAGTGTACGTTATAAGTCGTGAGATGCATTCGGGTTTAGGGAGTGGATTGGTCAATTATATTATGCGGGATGTGGGGAGTTTAGTTATTGAAAAGTGCGGTCTTTGGCCCGCAAAACCATTTAATCGTGAAGTAATTTTAAAGAAAGAAATATAA
- a CDS encoding BatD family protein: MKKENRYILFLIFFWTISIAQSQVAENPFEIEFSGTKINVQEPFTISVKVTGLEQVPLISFPDNIKNFQKRESSRSSLTNQVGGKTIVTYTISQNYYPVKTGTFTIGSLEILVNKQILRSEGTTVTVESATEEETEEISQESAEISAELEKEASQGVFLAVSVDKKRVYVQQGFNLRLSLLVSENNAAEMDFYEVEKQLEKVLKLLKPANCWEENFGIQEIPDIPITINGKRFTEYRIYQASFFPLNNQSIRLPSVGWMMKMITKSEEGKDVVALKTYASKPLTIEIMSLPPHPLGNQVIVGNFRLEERINSSQLKTGNSYRYNFSIVGEGNIQSIREPTFTNMALFDVYPPDIENNIVRQKNRISGAKTFQYQVIPKQSGNFSLNNLVFWVYFNPQKQRYDTLRSTLNLAIVGENVQNTQLLTSDAESVYNGIEQWDSMKPVVDYQTIIRNIANILIVIMLIVMIFMFRK, encoded by the coding sequence ATGAAAAAAGAAAACAGATATATACTTTTTTTGATTTTTTTTTGGACTATATCCATAGCTCAGTCGCAGGTGGCTGAAAACCCCTTTGAGATTGAATTTAGCGGTACAAAAATTAACGTACAGGAGCCTTTTACCATATCAGTCAAAGTAACGGGTCTTGAACAGGTGCCATTGATTTCATTCCCTGATAATATCAAAAATTTTCAAAAACGAGAAAGTTCGCGGTCAAGCCTTACAAATCAAGTAGGTGGAAAAACCATCGTGACTTACACCATCTCACAAAATTATTACCCGGTAAAAACAGGTACGTTCACAATAGGCTCACTAGAAATTTTAGTAAATAAACAAATCCTGCGCTCCGAGGGGACTACCGTGACGGTGGAATCTGCCACTGAGGAAGAGACGGAAGAAATATCCCAAGAATCGGCTGAAATAAGTGCAGAATTGGAAAAAGAGGCTTCACAAGGAGTATTTTTGGCAGTTAGTGTAGATAAAAAGCGGGTATATGTGCAACAGGGCTTTAATTTGCGGCTTTCCTTACTCGTTTCTGAGAACAATGCCGCAGAAATGGATTTTTATGAAGTAGAAAAGCAGTTGGAAAAAGTGCTCAAACTACTTAAGCCCGCCAACTGTTGGGAAGAGAATTTCGGTATTCAGGAAATTCCTGACATTCCGATAACCATTAATGGAAAACGATTTACGGAGTATCGGATTTATCAAGCTTCATTTTTTCCTCTAAATAACCAATCCATTAGACTTCCTTCCGTGGGCTGGATGATGAAAATGATAACGAAGTCGGAAGAAGGAAAAGATGTGGTAGCGTTAAAAACCTATGCATCCAAACCGCTCACGATAGAAATCATGAGTCTCCCACCTCATCCCTTGGGAAATCAGGTCATCGTTGGAAATTTTAGGTTAGAGGAAAGAATTAACAGTAGTCAACTTAAAACGGGAAACAGTTATCGGTATAATTTCAGTATCGTGGGCGAAGGAAATATTCAATCCATTCGTGAACCAACTTTTACGAATATGGCATTATTTGATGTATACCCGCCTGATATAGAAAATAATATAGTGCGACAAAAAAACAGAATTTCTGGGGCAAAAACGTTCCAGTATCAGGTGATTCCAAAACAAAGCGGTAATTTTTCCTTAAACAATTTGGTGTTTTGGGTCTATTTTAACCCGCAGAAGCAAAGATATGATACGCTGCGTTCAACACTGAATCTGGCGATTGTTGGAGAAAATGTGCAGAATACACAATTGTTGACTTCAGATGCCGAGTCGGTTTATAATGGCATAGAGCAATGGGACAGTATGAAACCAGTGGTTGATTACCAGACCATTATTCGCAATATTGCCAACATCTTAATTGTAATAATGTTGATTGTAATGATTTTTATGTTTAGAAAATAA
- a CDS encoding tetratricopeptide repeat protein: MNIRFKSWLVAFAASAFVYSQTSAQDIATGLKQLDGNQACLAKETFEKLATATPSADNQFYLGYYYLRTKQPDLAKAAFEKGLAADPKSKENLNKVGMGAVALAQGDRTGAQTIFAEVLKATKNKNVNVLQRISEAYTGYVVIDSMKPIYKTTDPAKAVELADIAIALMLKGGDKNQEVYMAKGDAFYIKGEAGPAVSAYEDAINVTPGLGKAFAKVAKIYWGGRNYELAQTNFKKAIEVDPDYAPANKEYAELYFYVRQYKQASRYMDAYIEKITACASDDEVLRSAQFNFVAEEFSKVNSKIAKVMSSGRTSDVLYRMMGWAAYKENQYEKAIENLNKFLKQAPQKAIDNDYRYLGNAMLRVSPADTAAAVANLEKAAEMDTVDNGYKEIAAFYNAAKDYEKAIVYYKKVIAREKTPGLQDFVNLSLPLYNVANRTFASGPDSLALREKKRNYFLAADSLYIKMIERKPDYLYAHGQRAKANYFAYTREEAMTNGIAIPLMENYIKLASAAPMDDAIKANFKLFYQVLGAYSVITLKDEAKAKEWFTKLLEIDPGNKVANDFLNPPAPEQPAQPAAKPPVKKKA, encoded by the coding sequence ATGAACATTAGATTCAAATCGTGGTTGGTAGCGTTTGCAGCAAGTGCGTTTGTCTACAGTCAGACTTCTGCTCAAGACATCGCCACCGGTTTAAAGCAATTGGACGGCAACCAGGCTTGCTTGGCGAAAGAAACATTTGAGAAGTTGGCCACTGCCACCCCTTCTGCTGACAACCAGTTCTACTTAGGCTACTACTACCTCCGCACCAAGCAGCCTGATCTCGCAAAAGCTGCATTTGAAAAAGGCTTAGCCGCAGACCCCAAGAGCAAAGAAAACCTCAATAAGGTAGGAATGGGAGCTGTTGCTTTGGCCCAAGGTGACCGTACAGGCGCCCAAACGATTTTTGCCGAAGTGCTGAAGGCAACCAAAAACAAGAATGTAAATGTACTGCAACGTATCAGCGAAGCGTATACTGGCTATGTGGTGATAGATTCAATGAAACCTATCTACAAAACAACTGATCCAGCCAAAGCCGTAGAATTAGCTGATATTGCCATTGCATTGATGCTGAAAGGCGGAGATAAAAATCAGGAAGTTTACATGGCCAAAGGAGATGCCTTTTATATTAAAGGTGAAGCAGGACCCGCAGTATCGGCCTATGAGGATGCCATTAATGTTACGCCAGGCTTAGGAAAAGCTTTCGCTAAAGTTGCTAAAATTTATTGGGGTGGCCGCAATTATGAATTGGCACAAACCAACTTTAAAAAAGCAATTGAAGTCGACCCTGATTATGCCCCTGCCAACAAAGAATACGCGGAGCTATACTTCTATGTTCGTCAATATAAGCAGGCATCACGTTATATGGATGCTTACATAGAAAAGATTACGGCTTGTGCTTCAGATGATGAAGTATTGCGTAGTGCGCAGTTTAACTTCGTAGCGGAAGAGTTCTCAAAAGTAAACTCGAAAATTGCGAAAGTAATGAGCAGTGGTCGCACCAGCGATGTGTTGTATCGTATGATGGGATGGGCCGCGTACAAAGAAAATCAGTATGAGAAAGCCATCGAAAACCTGAATAAGTTTTTGAAACAGGCACCACAAAAAGCAATTGATAACGATTATCGTTACCTTGGAAATGCGATGTTGCGTGTTTCTCCAGCGGATACCGCCGCCGCCGTTGCGAATTTGGAGAAAGCAGCAGAAATGGATACCGTCGACAACGGTTACAAAGAAATCGCCGCTTTCTATAATGCTGCAAAAGACTACGAAAAAGCAATTGTTTATTATAAGAAAGTAATCGCTCGTGAGAAAACACCTGGATTGCAGGATTTTGTAAACCTCTCTTTACCTTTGTACAACGTGGCCAACAGAACGTTTGCTTCGGGGCCTGACTCTCTTGCCTTGCGTGAGAAAAAGAGGAATTACTTCTTGGCTGCAGATTCATTGTATATAAAAATGATCGAGCGTAAACCAGATTATCTGTATGCTCACGGCCAACGGGCAAAAGCTAATTACTTTGCCTACACCCGTGAAGAAGCCATGACAAATGGTATTGCGATTCCGCTCATGGAAAACTATATCAAGCTTGCTTCTGCGGCTCCAATGGATGATGCTATAAAGGCCAACTTCAAGCTGTTTTATCAAGTACTTGGGGCATACAGTGTGATTACGCTGAAGGATGAAGCGAAAGCGAAGGAATGGTTTACTAAACTACTGGAAATTGATCCAGGTAATAAAGTAGCGAATGACTTCCTGAACCCTCCCGCACCAGAGCAGCCTGCACAACCAGCAGCGAAGCCTCCAGTGAAGAAAAAAGCATAA